Genomic segment of Tissierellales bacterium:
GGAGAAAATCTTTTAAATAAAAGTGAAAAAGAAATGATAAAAATACGAGGGAATGATATTGCAATGATATTCCAAGATCCTATGACTTCTCTAAATCCAGTATTTACAGTAGGAAATCAAATTTCAGATGTCATAAAAAGGCATCAAGGGTTAAGTAAAAGTAAAGCCAAAGCAAAAACTATAGAAATGCTAAAAATGGTAGGCATTCCTTCGGCAGAGGAAAGATATAATAATTATCCTCACGAATTTAGTGGAGGCATGAGACAAAGGGCTATCATTGCCATGGCTTTAAGCTGCAAACCAGATTTACTTATAGCTGATGAACCTACAACTGCTCTAGATGTTACTATTCAAGCTCAAATATTGGAACTTTTAATGGAATTAAAGAAAAAGCTTAATACATCTATCATTCTCATAACCCATGATTTAGGAGTAGTAGCTAATACATGCTCTAAAGTAATTGTTATGTATGGCGGAATGATAATGGAAGAGGGAAAAGTAGAAGATATATTTTATAATCCACTACATCCCTATACTAAAGGGTTACTGGAATCTTTACCAAAGATAAAAGGTGGAACAAAAAAAAGACTTATACCTATTAAAGGAAACCCACCAAATTTAGCTTTTGAAATAAAAGGTTGTCCTTTTGCCCAACGTTGTCCTTATGTTATGGATATATGTAAAGAAAAACAACCAAAGTATTTTAACAAAGATAAAAATCATAGGGCAATGTGTTGGCGATTAGATAAATCTATATGTGGAAAAGGTGAAAATAATGAGCAATAAATTAATAGAAGTGAATAATTTAAAAAAATATTTTCCAGTAAAAGAGTCATCATTTTTTAGAAAGACTAAATATTTAAAGGCAGTAGATAATGTTAGTTTTTATATAAAAGAAGGGGAAACTTTTGGTCTTGTAGGAGAATCAGGTTGTGGTAAATCTACTACTGGTAGAAGTATTATTAGGCTTTTCGATGTAACTGGAGGAGAAATACTATATAAAGGGAAAGATATAGCTAAATTAAAGGAAAAGGAACTTAAACCCTATAGAAGAAAAATGCAAGTAATATTCCAGGATCCTTATGCTTCTTTAAATCCTACTTTAACAGTTGAAGATTTAATATCAGAACCATTAGATGTTTATAATATAGGAAGTAAAAAAGAAAAAAAAGAAAGGGTCCTTACTTTATTGAAAAAGGTTGGTTTAGATAATAAACACATGGATAGATATCCTCATGAATTTAGTGGCGGACAAAGACAGAGAATTGGAATAGCAAGGGCTCTATCCATTAATCCAGAATTTATACTATGTGATGAACCTATATCTGCATTAGACGTATCTATTCAAGCCCAAGTAGTAAATATGTTAGAGGATTTACAAGAAGAAATGGGATTAACTTATTTATTCATCGCTCATGATTTATCTATGGTAAGACATATATCCCATCGTATAGGAGTTATGTATTTAGGAAAACTAATTGAAATAGGGTCAAGTGATGAAATATATGAGAATCCAGCCCATCCATATACTCAGGCTCTATTATCTTCAGTTTTAGAACCAGATCCAAAAATGGCCATGGAAAAACCTATAAAAACATTAACAGGAGATGTGCCAAGCCCACTTAATCCACCACAAGGGTGTAAATTTGTTACTAGATGTAAATATACAATGGAAAAATGCCATAAAATAGAACCTGCATTACAAGAAATAAGTCCAAAACATACGGTGGCTTGTCACCTATATTAATTATTAGTTCTCTATTAATACTTGGGGTGGAATTATATTTAATCCACCTCATTTCTATATTTGAGCCTATTATCTATCTGGTTTAAAATACATTCTTGTACCCACAAAGATCTATATAGAGAAAGAGTTTTAGAAATCTCATTGAGCCTAATTTCAAATGACATCTCTATCCCCTCTAACTTATGGCATTTCTGATATCATTAAACCATATATTTATTTTGCTGAGGAACATTCTCCGTACTTAAAGCAAAATCAAATAGAAGCTTTCATAAAACCATCGAATTATGAATTAAAAAAAACAAGAAAATATCCAAGTTCTATTTGCTATATCTAAAATCAGGCTAAAAAATATATTTGGTTATGGAAACTTAAGTAATTCAGTTGTTAACTTGAACATAAAAAAGAGGCATTCCATAACTGATTAATTAGTTATGAAACATCCCCTACAATTGTATATATTTAATTATTAAACCCTTTCTTTAATTTTTCAATCTCCTCTTTAGTAAATCCAGTTAGCTTCATAACTTCATCTATACTAAGCCCTATTTCTATTGCCTTAATAGCTGTTTTTTCTTTATTCTCTTCTATTCCCTTTTCTATTCCTTTTTCTATTCCTTTTTCTATTCCTTTTTCCATTCCTTTTCTTTCTGCATATTTTAATCTAGATATGGCATCCCGTCTAGCCTTCTCTCTAGCATAATATTTCTCTCTTAGTCTTTCATCAGCAGATATCTTTTCTAACATTTCTTTAGCCATCTTTAATGTTTCACTCCTTTCCATAAGCTGATTTAACAGTTCTTCCGTCCCTGGTTCTCCTATTCTCTTCATAAATATTAACCATAGTTCTACTGCTTCCATATATTCTATATCTTTTTTATCATCAAATTTAGGTAATTCTATATAGTGAATTGATAAATCTTCTCTTAATAGGAAATGTTCACTTTTCTCTAATATTTTATATTATAATATTATCCTTATATTTATTATACCCTATTTTAGATAATTCTGTATATTAATATTTAAATTTATTTAACATTTGTTGACTTCTTACCAATGTTGTAAAAAACCTATATCTTGACTATTAAATCCTATATATTCTAACATATATTTTGTTCCACTTGGATAAACCTATAGTTCTTTGCCGCCATTCCAATAATCCACATGTTATATATATAGATATATTTAAATCATACCTATAAGTGCACCAAATGCTTGGCGTTTAGTTTGAGTTGCTGCAATTTATTGTACTGGTATACCACTTGCTATTGGAGCCCCCATACTAGAGATTATTGTACTTGCATTACCTATTTTATAATATAATTCTGGATTTGGCATTTCATATGTTTTAGATTTTATTGAGACTGAACTTTGTATGCATTAATATCGATTCATAAAATGAACTAAAAGATTAAAAAACGTTGGTCTAGGAAACAAGCCCTTCTTGCCAACGTTTTAATTACTTCTGCTATGTTATTAATTTACTTTTTTAATCAGAAATTTTATCGTCATATTGCTGAATCTGTTCTGTAATTAATTTATCTCTATCAATCAAATTCTCTATTGTACTACTACTTATAACTCTACTTAAGTTCCCGATTTTTTGTATAATTTCTAACTTTGCCCCTTTTCGTTCCAGTTCTTTTATGGCACTTGACAATAATGATAATCCCTCTGGGTTATCTATATAGTATAAGGTTAAGATAGGGGAACATTCATTAATATCTCTTCTTATCTCACTAATAGATTTGCTACTATGTTCCCTAATTACTGGTATAAGTTTGTTTTTATCTTCAGTACTAAGAATTTTTATATCTATTCTATTTTCACTCATATATTTTCCTCCCTTTTCTTAGAAATCCTTAATGAATATTATAAGGTTCTCCAGGCATGCTATTCCTCCAATTTCCACCATGCCAACCGTTAAAATGCTCATTAAAAGTAACTGGATAGATAATTTCACCTTTATCGGCTAAATGAGGATATTTAGAAGCACTGTAACTATGGTGTCCAATAATTGGTTTACCATCAAATTTCGGAGCTTCTCCTAATAGTATATCTTGAATCTGTTCTTGACTCCAATTTCTAGTTGTAGGTTTTTCATTTATTATTCTTTCTAATTCCATATCCCAAAATTTCGTAATTCCTGCTTTACGTTTTCTAGCAAATCTTTTATTCCACATATAGTTTTTATATTCTCCTTTTGTAATAGTTCGAGTATCAATTTTTTCTTTTAATTCTTTCATCTTTTTAGAACTTAGCTGTTTAGTCTTTGCAGGATGTTCATTTAGATCTAACCCCTTAGTTCTTTCAGCAATAATCTTTTTTACACTTTTAATATCCGAAACATCATCTTGATGTTCTGTAAATCTATCCATTTTTTCGGTCGTAGATACTTCTTCCGATATCTTACCGCCCGACGCAGTAATACCCATTGTAGTATCCATTTCTATCGAATTTATTCCCTTATAAGTAATATTGCTAATTCCCATTCCAATTCCTATTGCTATATATGGATCCATATCGTATTCATCTATGAGGACATTTTTCGTTCTTGTTCACTATTTTCTGGGAACCTTCAAATAAATAACATCTGATAGCATATATTAAAAGTTAAGTGAGTATTTGAGTGATTAAAACATGTACTTCATTTATATAGTTTCCAATACTCTCCCTTTGCGTCTCATTTAACATAAGTCATTTCTGCTATATCTAAATAACTATTGAGCAAGCTACTCAAATGGACTTTTGTCACCAAATTGTTGCTCATGCTAGACACAAAAAAGATGGATTATTAAATCCATCTTTTTTCCGTCATACTTTATTTTGTTATATGCTTTTCTACTATGCATTTTGAGTAAATATCAATAACATTTTTAATCCCGTTATATGAAATAACACTTATTTCTTTATTATTTTCTTTACTTAAAGAAATATATGATTCTGCATATTGTAAACGTATAACATCTGAAATTTTCCATACAATATTTCCTTCCCTATCAATAGCAATTATATTATTATTTGGAATATTGTCCTCCATTAGATGGACAATATAAATATTATCGAACTCTAGTACCCTTTCAATATTATGCGAAAAACTAATTTTTTCTCCATCAATACTAATTATATTTTTTTCAACTTCTATCATTAATAATCATCCCCTATTTCAATATTAACTTTTCATTTTTAAATGCACTGACAGATAGTTTCTTACCCATAGTGTCAAACTGTTGACCACCTCCACTACCCCATCCATCTACTTTATTTGCAATACCTGTTTGCAATAAAAATTCTTTTGGTACATCCACATCGCAAATATGAGTTGGTTCTACTGGTAACGCATATTTATCTGCAATTTGGCTAGGTGTTAAACCATCTATATCTGCCTTTTTCATAATCCATCCACCAAGTTTATTCGATGTCCCATCTTCTTTGTATGAAAAAAACCTAACATAATCATCATTCCCAGCTTTTACAATTTTAGTTTCTGTTTTTGGTTTATATGGAGGTTTATCATACCCCCTTTAAACCATTCTTCATTTGCAGTTTCCGATGTTCTAATCTCAATTACACCAGGTCTTTGTGTATTAACAATGGTTGAATCTTTATCAACCTGAACTTCATCCACTCCCTTACCACCAGACACAGTAATACCCATTGTAGTATCCACTTCTATCGAATTTATTTCCTTATAAGTAATATTACTAATCCCCATTCCAATTCCCATTGCTACATATGGATTCATATCGTATTCATCTATGAGGACATTTGATGCTATTGAACCGACTGCACCAGATGCTAGGCGTTTAGTTTGAGTTGCCATAACTTGTTCTATTGGAACACCACTTGCTATTGGAGTTCCAATGGTAGATATTATTGTACTTGCATTACCTATTGTATAATATAACTCCGGATTAGATGCAAAATGAATCTCTTTAATGGATTCTATAGTTATTGATTTGTTATATACTTTTAAAATAAAGAAAAGGTTGTTCTA
This window contains:
- a CDS encoding Rpn family recombination-promoting nuclease/putative transposase, which codes for MLEKSEHFLLREDLSIHYIELPKFDDKKDIEYMEAVELWLIFMKRIGEPGTEELLNQLMERSETLKMAKEMLEKISADERLREKYYAREKARRDAISRLKYAERKGMEKGIEKGIEKGIEKGIEENKEKTAIKAIEIGLSIDEVMKLTGFTKEEIEKLKKGFNN
- a CDS encoding oligopeptide/dipeptide ABC transporter ATP-binding protein, with protein sequence MSNKLIEVNNLKKYFPVKESSFFRKTKYLKAVDNVSFYIKEGETFGLVGESGCGKSTTGRSIIRLFDVTGGEILYKGKDIAKLKEKELKPYRRKMQVIFQDPYASLNPTLTVEDLISEPLDVYNIGSKKEKKERVLTLLKKVGLDNKHMDRYPHEFSGGQRQRIGIARALSINPEFILCDEPISALDVSIQAQVVNMLEDLQEEMGLTYLFIAHDLSMVRHISHRIGVMYLGKLIEIGSSDEIYENPAHPYTQALLSSVLEPDPKMAMEKPIKTLTGDVPSPLNPPQGCKFVTRCKYTMEKCHKIEPALQEISPKHTVACHLY
- a CDS encoding ABC transporter ATP-binding protein; the encoded protein is MKGSIIMKDFLLKIKDLEVTFFNHSGEVRAVRGVSFDVKQGEMLGIVGESGSGKSVTSLSIMRLLKNTGKITNGEIIYKGENLLNKSEKEMIKIRGNDIAMIFQDPMTSLNPVFTVGNQISDVIKRHQGLSKSKAKAKTIEMLKMVGIPSAEERYNNYPHEFSGGMRQRAIIAMALSCKPDLLIADEPTTALDVTIQAQILELLMELKKKLNTSIILITHDLGVVANTCSKVIVMYGGMIMEEGKVEDIFYNPLHPYTKGLLESLPKIKGGTKKRLIPIKGNPPNLAFEIKGCPFAQRCPYVMDICKEKQPKYFNKDKNHRAMCWRLDKSICGKGENNEQ